TTTTTGGATGTTTACAGCTACGTCAAACGAGGGGAAAGTCTAATGGAAAAACTTTCCTTGCACTTACAATATATTGAGCTGAATGGCCCTGATAAGCATTGGATTTGACACAGCTAATTGTCTAAAAAGCCCTTGTTTTTCATCTCTCTGGCAAGATCTAAACCCTCAACTTTAAGAGGATGCAAAAAGATTTTGTCTTAGAGTTTGGTCCAGGCTCAATTTTCTTAACAAATGTAGGCTAACCATCAACATATGCAAGCTAACCATGGCAGGGATCAATAGTTTACAAGAGTGCAACATACTTGATACACACAGTGATTATGTAGAGCAGCTCCTCGTGCTACTAGTTACATTAAAAGGATACGCATGGCCTGTAATTTTCTGTTGGGTGGGTCTGACTGACTTGCATTCTcttgcccctctctctctctctctctctctcggtctctttctccttccctctccctcGCACAGTGTAATCAAGACCAGAGCCATGGAGGTTGTAACACATTTTGTGAATGACACTGTAGAATTTTACAAATGGAGCCTTTCTATAGCAGGTAAGATCTTTACCGTCACTTGTTTCTGTGTAACAGTTTGCTACTTCAGATGCAGGAATACTGAATGTCCATTGTACGTCTTGTCACCCAAATGATCAGGTATATCTTGTGTGTTATATTTGTTGTCATTTCAGAAATTCTACCAAAAGTCAGCTTGCGTTGTCTAGAATTTGATGATTTGTTACATTTGAAAATTCAGGGAGAGCATAACTACAAAACAAACTGTACCAAGTCAGAGTTGAACATGAAAGCAGCCACACGTAGTTTCTTGCAGTAACTTTTGAATGCAGGCTGCAGCTGCAAATGAATTGTTAAGACAAAATAATTAAGCTGAGGGCCTTATAAGAAACTTAATGAAGTGGTGACTTCATTAAGTTTCTGGTGACTTCCTGTGCGATGCACCCCTGCCTTCACAATAAGGCTATTAAGTAAATTGTTACCATTACTCATAACAATTAAATCAACTGAAACAAAAGggcaaaaactgcaaaaaaactCTTGACTTGTGTCAACTGGTTGTAAAGGTTGTAAGGGAGGGTCTGTGGATGATATTTACAGTAAACGTAAAGGACAATACCATATTTATCCATGTGTGGTAACGAGTATTGAACTGTGGTTCTGTTGTATCACCTCAAACTTTTCACCAATGAAACAAACCCTTTTTTCTTCAGACAAGAGGGTACAGAACTGGCCGTTTATGTCATCTCCCCTCCCAACTCTGGCCATCAGCTGTCTGTACCTGCTCTTCCTGTGGGCGGGGCCTAGATACATGCAGGACCGCCAGCCCTATACACTCAGGAAGACCCTTATAGTGTATAACTTCAGCATGGTGGTGCTCAATTTCTACATCGCCAAAGAGGTGGGGAAACAGTTTAGGTtgcattatttatttcatgtatttACAACATAACTTGTACTTCTTTAAAAGGGGATTACGAGGCAATTATACAATGGATCCTCAAAACATCTTTCAATACCAGTGTTGACTTGTGTTCAAAAGGGAATATCTGGAGGctttttgataaaaaaacaaacaccccctagaaaatgtgtttcagcTCACATCAATGTAACATGTAGACTATAGAAACCCTTTTCGAGGGAAGCTGTTCTTACTCCACTGTCCCCATTAATTAGACATAATATCTCCTTACAAGTACAAAATCAGTACTTAACCCTGTCAAATTGCTGTCTCTCTGGTCAGTCACGTTACAATCATGCaagtttgactttaaaaataaaatcttatcTGGACTACACATTATTTCTACTAAGTATCTACCAAGTGGTTGTGTGCATTCAATAATCTTTTATTACAGCCAATTACAAAGGAGtactttgtgttttgtaataCATTCAACCATTGAAAAACTGCAATATGCAAAGCAGAGGATGGTATTTACTTTAGCAATGACCAGTGCCTGATATGTCGTTCAATTCTTTTTCAAATCTGCTGGTTTTGTAGAAAATCTGTTAATGTTTGCTTGCTCAgttcaagagaaaaaaaagtgggatAACTGGTGTTCAGATAATACTTTGGTCATTGCTTCCACCAAATCAGAGTTATAAAATGTCAGCCATTTTTCTTTCAACCTCCCCTTGactttatgttttctttctttccatcaGCTCCTACTAGGCTCTAGAGCAGCCGGGTACAGCTACCTCTGTCAGCCTGTCAACTACTCCAAAGATGTTAATGAAGTCAGGGTAagctacaaaaaacaaaacacacatccacaaaaACATCCCAATACCAATACATAGATTCACACCACTCTGTGAGCGAGGTACTGAACTGGTTGAAGTATACGGATGGTGTAATCCGGCTGTTGACGTTAAGGAGATCACTGCATCTATATATCAGTGCCTTTAGTTAAGTCAGGGgttaaaggagaaaataaacactGTGATAAAGGTTAATTTATCTAGTGGGTTCAGGACAAAGAGGGCGCGGCCTGCACTCAGATAGGTCGGAGTAATTGATCTCACCACTGTAAGACTCCACCCACAGCTCCACCTTCAGGCCTTCCATACTGGCATGATGCCACACTTGCCATGGCTTAAAGAGCAGCCATGTGGGTACGCTGTGCTTGTTTCTCAGGCTGAGGGGAGTGAAGAAAAGGGAGGGATTTCTTACATCTACAGCATATTTGATTTTCAAATCTCTGAACTTGTCTATcttgtttattaaaatgttattattaaACTCAAAAGTGTCAACCTTTCCCATCTAATAAGATCATAAACGATCCGTTGACAACTAATCAGAACTGAAATATTCATTGAAATATTAATTTCAAgcagctattattattattaacagcttttattcataataataaaaaaaaaccatgtctGTGGGGCACCAGTAGACCAATGGTTATTGCGAGCACCGGGTTAAGGCTGAAGTCTTTGAAAGTGGGCGGGGCGgccctggttcaaatccgaccagtggcccttcccgcatgtcattccccactctctctctctctccctgttttctgactatccactgtcctgtctctgaagAAAGGTataaaagcccccaaaaaatatttaaaaacaaaataaaccatCACTGTGAGTTGGGCCAATATTATGTATGTTGTACAAATATTCCTTATATGAGATACTAAAGTCCTTGCTTCATACAGCCCATATTACAATATCATATCAATCAAGCTTGATGCTTTACATTTCCATGTTTTTCATGTGCTTGCCTAAAACTTTATTCTTTTCACCATTACTTTGTTTAAAAAGATAACGATAAAAACtactctctgctgttttttataATATTGAAAAAGGTGTCTTGCATGCAGTAATGAAGAAGCTGATTAATTGAATATGTTCATTTTGCTCTGCCCTCATGGAAGACAGAAAGTGGAAGTGGCTAATCTTAGCCGTTTATCTTTCTAGtatccaaaaagttgaaaacagcTTAATAACTATTTATCAGTTTTCCAATTATTCTAAAAATTCTTAAATTTAAACAAGGAGACATGGCCTTCATGTGAAATTGGTGAATGGACCTGTAGCTTCACTGATTTGTAGAAGTGTATGCTGTAATGTCTGTTAAGTGTAATCACAGCAAGCAGCTACCTCCAGTGTTGAGCCAATTATGTCCAAAACAGTACAGTTCTTCCAGTAACCACTTGAGGCCGGCTGCAAAAGCTGAGAAAGTCCCATTTACACTCGTAATAAAATGcctatttttacagcagaattaaagatacagatacagatttaaaaaactgGTATGGTCTGAATAACTGATTTCTTTATCCTAGACACTGCATTGCATGAtggatgaaatgtttttataatacTTGCTCATCTGTTATCTGTTACTCGTTATTTTAAGgctaagagttattcataagtTTGCATGATTATGGGcgtggctgatttgactgacaggtgggcatgttgtagctgtttgccaggaggatTCATGCCCGAAggtaacatttcaaacatggtgGCTGCCTTAGTTTGACTTCAAATGGCTGCTTCAGAAACCACTCAGACTACGTTCATGTTTTATGCAGTCTATGATTTGTGTCATCTTTTTAAGATGTTATGGCATACAGTCGCGTTAGAGCTGCAGTTACTCACCCCAACCTGTTTCTTGTCTTCAGATAGCATCTGCTCTCTGGTGGTACTACATCTCCAAAGGAGTGGAGTTTCTGGACACAGTCTTCTTCATCCTGAGGAAAAAGTTCAACCAGGTCAGCTTCCTTCACGTCTACCATCACTGCACCATGTTCATCCTCTGGTGGATCGGCATCAAATGGGTGCCTGGTGGACAATGTGAGTAGAAACAGAAATTGACATTCTACAATATCAAGACGTTAAATTCATCAAGTATCTTACATTTGACTCATGAAGCTATGGCATCCAATTACAGACATGCCTTTTTCCAAATAACATGGCCACTATCACATCTGATCCAAATGTAACCCTCCACAGCATTCTTTGGTGCAACCATCAACTCCTCCATCCACGTCCTCATGTACGGTTACTATGGTCTGGCAGCTTTGGGACCTCAGATGCAGAAGTACCTCTGGTGGAAGAAATACCTCACCATTATTCAAATGGTAGGTTTAACTTTGACTATacttgtgtttgttgtaaaaatTATACAGAcatggggcgcgctggtggcgaaatggttagggcgcgcgtcccatatattgagactctcatctcgagcggtaggcccaggttcgcttccacccatggcccctttccgcatgtcattccccgctctctctccccggtttccgactctatccactgtcctctctctgcattaaaggcacgaaaagcccaaaataaatctttaaaaaaataaataaattgatgCAGACATGTAATGGTTATAATTCTTAAATCTAAAATTGGGGAAATGTacttcttaaagctcctgttaggAACTTTgggtttattttgatttgtgaGCCTCCTGTGAACAAAGCAATACATTTAATCTTTGAGTGGATTTTGTCCTAAACCCTATGCAAGtcatgttttctgatgaaaaataTCCTGCTAAATTTTAACAGTCATATATATCACTCATTGAGAATATTTGCTAGTAGAAAAAATGTCAGCAAAGTCTGTTTTTGTAGCCTGCTGTTAATCACGTCATCTGAAAGCATTTTTGCTGCAGCAGTTTTAGCCATCAAAAATAACTATATAGAAATAATTcatctttatgctgatggtTTTCTTATGAAGCTCATAAAAGACACCCATAGTTATTTTAGTCTGATTCATAAGCAGCTAAAAGCTacacacaggagctttaaaaagacaaaaatgttctATAAATTCACAAGTTTGATGCAAAATACAccaatcatttattttgaggAACTAGATATTTGTGAACATTTTGAGTTTGTCTGTCTACTTAATTTCTTCATAGTATTTTATTAAgaatgtgtttgaaatgataCACTAATGCAAGGCCAAAGTGAACTGATTCAAATTACACATGGTCACCGGACCAATTTCTGGTTTCATGTTGTACCTTCTGCTCAGTATGTCACATTTTTACTGGATGTTTTGGCTTGGTTTTGTGTATATTTTATCATGTTTGTAAAAAATTTGCAATCAACAGATCCAGTTCCACGTGACCATTGGCCATGCAGGCTACTCACTCTACACAGGATGTCCGTTCCCTAACTGGATGCAGTGGGCTCTGATTGGCTATGCGGTCACCTTTATCATCCTTTTCGCCAACTTCTACTACCATGCTTACCGgcgcaaaccctcctcctcgcATAAAGGAGGCAAGCCTGTTGCCAACGGCAACTCAGTGGTAACAAACGGTCATAGCAAAGTGGAAGAGGTAGAGGACAACGGGAAGAGGCAAAAGAAAGGAAGAGCAAAGAGGGAGTAAAAGGAGAAAGAAGGTATGCTTGGACGTTTGTTTAATGGGTCAAAGAACGAGGGAGGGGTGGGGAGGGATAAACAGAGAAGTTCAAACCAGACAAGCTTCATCGTCCCTGCCAGTAATGTAGAAGGAAGATGCAATTTGTGACCAACTTTGAAAGGGGGAAAGGgtagcagtgtgtgtttgtggctgtgTCTGTCAGGGTTtttgagaggaagagaagggtgTTGGTTGTTTCcataacaggttttttttattatcaagaaaagcagaatgctgttcatgtagGAGCAGCGCTCTCCTGTCCAAATCTGTTTGGGACCATCAAAGGACCAAAATATTAAAAGGAACTACAAACTACTCAGCATCTATTAACTTGTCAACCAAAATTCCTCTCCAACTTTTGTATTCTGGATACCACTATTGTTTTAACTGAAAGATTAAATAGTCTTTAATATGCTTATTTATATTCTAGTTCTCTAAGAGAGTTTTATTTTAACTATTACCAACAGAAAGAACATGCAGAAATTTATACCAAAGGTGTTTTTTGTCTTGGATCACGGGAGACATTTTGTTTACGAATTTAGAAAGACAACTCATGATGTTGTCATGACTGCCATCAATTGTATTCAAATAGTTATGACTCTGCGACAACAACCAACCCCTGCTGTTTCAAACTGTTATAACTGCTGCATTCTCAGAGAAACAAGctacttttatttgtattcaatGTGAATTAAAACctggagggaggggggctgtAGTTCCTTTTAGAATGTATGCAAATGTGTGGGTATCTTTCTTATTATGTGTCTCTGTGGGTCctcatgatttatttcattttttgctgTGCGATGTAGCTGAGGTACAAGAATAAGAGATTGAAGTTCAGCTCAGTGTTGTCTCACTGCCATGTAGGACTGAAGGGAATGTCTTCctgaaaagcttttttaaaaaacaattgttGAATTCATTGTcttattaaaaaaggaaagtgtcCCAGCTTTTGGCTGCACATATAACTGAAATAAAGACAATGTCAGCCCCCCCACagttcatgtctgtgtgtctttgttagTTCTTGTGTAAAGGAGTTGTAGGTTAACTACTCTACTGTTAAGCAATGTCGTACCTAAGATATAGGATCAAGATGTGCCCCATAAGGAACCTAATCTTTAGGGAATAGCCCTCCCATCCCCcatctcctctgcctcctcatcccttccttccttcatctctccctcttccATGTTGGGATCTGCGGGATGGAGATAGCTCTTAAAGGTGTGTGAGTGAGGCTGAGGTAGGTTGTGTCTTTGGCCTGTCCAGACAGATCTGTCCTAATCTTTGGGGGTAAATTGGCTTTAACTCCAAAAGAGCTTATTTCCACGTCACTCCGTGAATTACCCAAGAAAGCAGGTCACGGGAAGAGAAGCCTCCACTAATCTGCCATCAGGGCGCTACAGTAACTTTCAAACTGTATGGATTAGTTAACATTAGGCTgtgataatgtgttttttttttttgtctaattcTTTTATTAGAAAAAACGTAGAACAAAACACCTGTCACTTCTGGCACAAAAACATCTACAATTATGAGATTCTTGTTTTTGGAAGAAACTTTcaaattgtatgttttttaaatcctaGTTCATTATAGGCTGTTTCCACTCTCTTTATCCATGTTTTTTGTCCTGACTTGCCATCCATTTTCCATTAGCTAGAGACAAACAATCCAATAAAAGACATTGTGGACTCACTAATGGCATCTTTAAATGATTCATTAACAATCATTTTCCTGTTGTCCAAAGATCTCAGATATCACCCTTTCTGTTTCTCCTAATACTGGTCCACACAGGGCTTTTCCATGCTTAGCAACTTTTCCACATCTTTACTTTACGTGTACAGAGTCTTCCATCTTATCCTGACGCTCCACCACCTGTCTCTTTGCACTCATGGCAGGAGGGCAGAGGTAGAGGAAGGTCTAAGGGTTCAAATGTGAATGATGGACTGGATGGGATGAGATGAAGTATGTCCTCCACGGGGACAGGGATCTAAGCCAGGGACTAAGAGGATTGCAGAAGGGCCAAGGCTTTTCCATCAAAGGCATTTAACACAGGTCACTATAGCCTGCATCCCTGCTGCTACAGGAACTAGTTACACTTAGTCCACCTGTCTGCTAACATTGCTGTTGGCTGACTGCAAGCATTCTAAAGTACGATAACACATCCAAAAGCAGAAGAATTTTTTAAGTCTACAAAACGAAGAGTTTTCCAAAACATTTGACTCTGTCCCTGTCTTTGATTGTGTGGCACATATATATTATCTTAGGTGACTGACCCACCCTTGATTCTGAGGGCGGCAGTCTGTTGCAGGGTAAAGGTGTGTTTTTAATGGGTTAAACCTCTACAAACCCAACCCAGCATTcactcatctcatctcattaaCAATTATTTGACTAAGGAGCTCATTCAGCCTAACATAGTGCAAATAGTCAGCGTTTTAGGGGCTCAAGTCAGCTTGAGTGACAGATTGGGCATAGGCTTTATGAGTGaggagcgccctctgctggatctgACGTCCCTGACATGTCACTTGTGGGTCGAAAAATATACAGATATGAGATGAGATGGGAAGCCAAACGGAGTGTGATTCCTGGCATATAGGTAGactacatgaaaaaaacaaggaatCATCATgcaagacaaaaacaggaattacaaaatggcaaaaaaaaaaaatgtctgcaatTCACTTAGGCCTAGTGCCACTACATTTGTGTGGTTCCAACTGTATGCATCACTGAATAAATTATAGGCTACAGAATAAATTGAAAAGGTGATTGCCTCAAGGTTAAACAACCTGcaatataacattaaaacatcaaagCGTCAAAAGTAACACGGTAAAGAGTCCGGGGTGGTCACGCTGATCAAGTGACGGTCACGGAGGTCCTTGGTGTAGAAATGAAACATTTGCAAACACTGTGCCATACAATTCTCATGCAACACCATTGTGTTTCTTATCAAACTGTCCTCTGACAGCTGACACATCTCTTATAACCTTACCCCCCcagcttgtgtttattttgtatatgtttgtttaaaaaataaagtgccGGCTGCAATTTCGCCGTAGGGGCTTTCTAGGTGCTTATTCCAGTCATGCCTTCAACTCTGAGTAAacaatttgatatttttatgctatttttttaaataaataatagcctatttaaatgtaaatcctactaaattattaaaatatagGCTAGACTGCTTATTCGTATAGGCCTACCTGTGTATTCACTGTGAGCCTTACAACCTCCGCTGACAACACCGGCGTTTGTgctaatttaacatttttggaGTGAAAGAAGATTATTGTGGTAGTTGGACGTCCACTTCCTGGTTTGA
The Labrus bergylta chromosome 15, fLabBer1.1, whole genome shotgun sequence DNA segment above includes these coding regions:
- the elovl4b gene encoding very long chain fatty acid elongase 4, yielding MEVVTHFVNDTVEFYKWSLSIADKRVQNWPFMSSPLPTLAISCLYLLFLWAGPRYMQDRQPYTLRKTLIVYNFSMVVLNFYIAKELLLGSRAAGYSYLCQPVNYSKDVNEVRIASALWWYYISKGVEFLDTVFFILRKKFNQVSFLHVYHHCTMFILWWIGIKWVPGGQSFFGATINSSIHVLMYGYYGLAALGPQMQKYLWWKKYLTIIQMIQFHVTIGHAGYSLYTGCPFPNWMQWALIGYAVTFIILFANFYYHAYRRKPSSSHKGGKPVANGNSVVTNGHSKVEEVEDNGKRQKKGRAKRE